Proteins encoded in a region of the Ptychodera flava strain L36383 chromosome 4, AS_Pfla_20210202, whole genome shotgun sequence genome:
- the LOC139130495 gene encoding uncharacterized protein, which produces MASSSDRIAPYLSTTSKSISFSLSSQSSGGGDDRVPLPKQWTLVKECYMERREPWETWRSSVKHQIANLGRKLNQSLVEFTDLNSIMPPEAGDAQTMASAGDDNNNSASTEEVKS; this is translated from the exons ATGGCGTCATCATCAGACCGAATTGCTCCGTACTTGTCCACCACATCAAAAAGCATTTCATTTTCTCTCTCGTCGCAAAGCAGCGGTGGGGGAGACGACCGTGTTCCTCTCCCAAAGCAATGGACGCTGGTCAAGGAGTGCTACATGGAAAGACGGGAACCCTGGGAG ACCTGGCGGTCAAgtgtaaaacatcaaattgcaAACCTCGGGAGGAAACTG AACCAGTCATTGGTGGAATTCACCGATCTGAATTCAATAATGCCACCCGAAGCAGGTGATGCCCAGACAATGGCATCGGCTGGCGACGATAACAACAACTCCGCTAGCACAGAGGAAGTGAAGAGTTGA
- the LOC139132234 gene encoding forkhead box protein G1-like: MVDGTCWVDSILDKLDNYSTHIHKEARPPYSYVVLTIMAIRSKPDKMISLQGIYEFVETNFPYYRNNKHHWRNSVRQNLSLNEHFVRVEYNGDGCMGGGNLWALKEGWEVMFDEGSGGFRKRRRRRNVRHFGKALCRRPETIIAWRSPLCDEHRGFSNQSRSCEETFSCYNGQFHDNTPSYELEKRDCNFIVRTNHQGFLAGRNNQSFPSLDQTLSPNTTLNDPTIDASSAMIHCRQCRSPSCLCTVHSEHLRDMTAWSAHQQYLLESPGQQTPIGNYGNDCQDLQSSADLHW; encoded by the coding sequence ATGGTGGACGGGACGTGTTGGGTGGACAGTATTCTTGATAAGCTGGACAACTATTCCACTCACATACACAAGGAAGCCAGGCCACCATACAGTTACGTTGTTTTGACTATCATGGCCATTCGATCAAAACCCGACAAGATGATCAGCTTGCAGGGTATCTACGAATTCGTCGAGACCAATTTTCCTTACTATCGGAATAACAAGCACCACTGGAGGAACTCGGTCAGACAAAATCTTTCACTGAACGAACACTTCGTGAGGGTGGAATATAACGGTGACGGCTGCATGGGAGGAGGCAACCTCTGGGCATTGAAAGAAGGATGGGAGGTCATGTTTGACGAGGGTAGCGGCGGTTTCAGAAAAAGGAGGAGACGCAGAAATGTCCGGCACTTCGGAAAGGCATTGTGCAGACGACCAGAAACAATAATCGCCTGGAGAAGCCCGCTCTGTGACGAACATCGCGGTTTTTCAAACCAGTCAAGATCCTGCGAAGAAACATTTTCCTGCTACAATGGACAGTTTCACGACAATACTCCTTCCTATGAACTTGAAAAGCGTGATTGCAATTTCATAGTGAGGACTAATCATCAGGGATTCCTTGCCGGACGGAACAACCAATCTTTTCCGTCACTTGACCAAACGTTATCACCGAATACAACTCTCAATGATCCAACAATAGACGCTAGTTCAGCAATGATTCATTGCCGGCAATGTCGGTCGCCATCATGTCTATGCACCGTGCACAGTGAACATCTACGAGACATGACAGCCTGGAGTGCGCATCAGCAGTACTTGCTTGAATCTCCCGGACAACAGACTCCGATTGGGAACTATGGTAACGATTGTCAAGACTTGCAATCTTCAGCAGATTTACACTGGTAA